One Planctomycetota bacterium genomic window carries:
- a CDS encoding ATP-binding cassette domain-containing protein produces MDNSPSAAGDATVIRVDGLAKQYRVFDKREGLAASIRGLFHRESRVVDALRGVDLTVQRGEFVALLGPNGAGKTTFLKLLSGIITPSAGTATVLGHVPWERADAFRRRFALVMGQRNQLWWDLPAAESFRLHREIYRIEPARFTRTRDELVELLDVGGLVNRPVRELSLGERMKLELVAALLHEPEVLFLDEPTIGLDVVAQHTIHRFLRHVRTERHVTVVLTTHYMKDVAALCERLVVITRGSILYDGSLEGIVDRFTSHKIVTLDLDETPDRGRIERFGFPCEIRGPRVTLRIDRDRIADVLPGLLRDEPVRDISVEDVPLEEIVAGLFRGASAAPEPGA; encoded by the coding sequence ATGGACAACTCCCCGTCGGCCGCCGGTGACGCGACGGTGATCCGTGTCGACGGTCTCGCCAAGCAATACCGCGTCTTCGACAAGCGGGAGGGGCTGGCGGCGAGCATCCGCGGGCTGTTCCACCGCGAATCGCGGGTCGTCGATGCCCTCCGCGGAGTCGATCTCACCGTCCAGCGCGGGGAATTCGTCGCCCTGCTGGGGCCCAACGGCGCCGGCAAGACGACGTTCCTCAAGCTCCTCTCCGGGATCATCACCCCCTCCGCCGGAACCGCCACCGTCCTCGGACACGTCCCCTGGGAGCGGGCCGACGCCTTCCGGCGCCGGTTCGCCCTGGTCATGGGGCAGCGGAACCAGCTGTGGTGGGACCTGCCGGCCGCGGAGAGCTTCCGCCTCCACCGCGAGATCTACCGCATCGAGCCGGCGCGGTTCACGCGGACGCGCGACGAGCTCGTCGAGCTCCTCGACGTCGGCGGCCTCGTCAACCGGCCGGTCCGCGAACTGTCGCTCGGCGAGCGGATGAAGCTGGAATTGGTCGCCGCCCTGCTCCACGAGCCCGAGGTGCTGTTCCTCGACGAGCCGACGATCGGCCTCGACGTCGTCGCCCAGCACACGATCCACCGCTTCCTCCGCCACGTCCGCACCGAGCGGCACGTCACGGTGGTGCTCACGACGCACTACATGAAGGACGTCGCGGCGCTGTGCGAGCGGCTCGTCGTCATCACCCGCGGCAGCATCCTCTACGACGGGTCGCTGGAGGGGATCGTCGACCGCTTCACCAGCCACAAGATCGTGACCCTCGACCTCGACGAGACGCCCGACCGAGGTCGGATCGAGCGGTTCGGCTTCCCCTGCGAGATCCGCGGCCCGCGCGTCACGCTGCGGATCGACCGCGACCGGATCGCCGACGTGCTCCCCGGGCTCCTCCGCGACGAGCCGGTCCGCGACATC